TCAGCAAATTGCCCAGCAATGCCTTTGATACGGAAAAGATCGGCCATGTTTACATAGGTCAGAATTTTGCTTTCGTCAATTTTACTGGCTTCAGCAATAGCTTTTCGTCCTTTTTTGGTCGCTCCTTCTTTCAGCAAGCCACCTACAGAGCGAACGCCCGCTTTGGCTAACTTCTTCTGAACGGTAACGCCAACGCCTTCAATGTCGGTGATAGTTTTTGACATGGTAAGAGATGTTTGGTTTATTATCGATTTATTAAATGAATCGTTTGAAAGTCACTTCTGAAAGCAAGAAAAGTAATTGTATTTCACTCTGGTTACCAAAATAGA
This region of Tunicatimonas pelagia genomic DNA includes:
- a CDS encoding DUF4332 domain-containing protein, translating into MSKTITDIEGVGVTVQKKLAKAGVRSVGGLLKEGATKKGRKAIAEASKIDESKILTYVNMADLFRIKGIAGQFAELLKASGVDTVKELRNRNPENLHAKLLETNAAKKLTRVVPGVKQITDFVEQAKKLDPMVTH